In Pseudomonas sp. PDNC002, the DNA window CCGGCGGGGCAGGCGACACCGTTGTCGACGTCGGTCAGCGCCTCGCGGCACAGCGGACAGATCAGCATCCTTTTTTTCCTGGCCCCAACGGCTGCGGCAGGTCGTTCAACAGTACGGTCGGCAGCGAGCGGCGGCGCTGGGCGAGTTGGTACACGCGCAGGGAATAGCGGCGCTCGGCGGCTGGCGCGGGCGGCGGGGTATCGGGACGCGTAGCGCCAAGGCAGAAGCCTTTGTTCAATTTGCTCATGCCAGCAGTCGCACCAGGGTCTGGTAGTAGATTTCGGTCAGGACATCGAGGTCGCTGGCCAGTACGCGTTCGTCCACCTGGTGGATGGTGGCGTTCACCGGGCCGAGTTCGACCACCTGGGTCCCCATGGTGGCGATGAAGCGGCCGTCGGAGGTGCCGCCGGAGGTGGACGGGGTGGTTTCGCGACTGGTGACCGCACGGATCGCAGCGGCCACGCCATCGAGCAGCTCGCCCGGCTGGGTAAGGAACGGCAGGCCCGACAGGGCCCAGTCGATGTGCCAGTCCAGGCCGTGCTTGTCGAGGATGTCCGCGACGCGCTGCTGCAGGCCTTCCACGGTGGATTCGGTGGAGAAGCGGAAGTTGAAGATGACCTTCAGTTCGCCGGGAATCACGTTGGTCGCGCCGGTGCCGCCATTGATGTTGGAGATCTGGAAGCTGGTCGGCGGGAAGTAGTCGTTGCCGTTGTCCCAGTGCTCGGCGGCGAGCTCGGCCAGGGCCGGGGCGGCGAGGTGAATCGGGTTCTTCGCCAGGTGCGGGTAGGCCACGTGGCCTTGCTTGCCGCGCACGCTGAGAGTAGCGCCCAGCGAGCCGCGGCGACCGTTCTTGACGATATCGCCCACCAGGGTGGTGCTCGACGGCTCGCCGACGATGCACCAGTCCAGGCGCTCGTTGCGCGCCTTCAGGCGCTCTACCACGGCCTTGGTACCGTGGTGGGCCGGGCCTTCCTCATCGCTGGTGATCAGGTAGGCGATGCTGCCGCGATGGTCCGGGTGGTCGGCGACGAAGCGTTCGGTGGCGATGATCATCGAGGCCAGGCTGCCCTTCATGTCCGCTGCGCCCCGGCCGCAGAGCATGCCATCGGCGTCGATCAGGGCGTCGAAGGGCTGGTGCTGCCAGGCCTGTTCGGGACCGGTGGGGACCACGTCGGTGTGGCCGGCGAAGCACAGTACCGGGCCATTGGCGCCATCGCGGCCCTGGCGCAGGGCCCAGAAGTTGTCCACTTCCTCGATGCGCATGGGCTCCAGGGCGAAGCCGCAGGCGTCCAGGCGCTGCATCATCAGCTGCTGGCAGTCGGCATCGACAGGTGTGACGGAGGGACGGCGAATCAGCTCGCAGGCGAG includes these proteins:
- the dapE gene encoding succinyl-diaminopimelate desuccinylase, with amino-acid sequence MTSMSLSPTLALACELIRRPSVTPVDADCQQLMMQRLDACGFALEPMRIEEVDNFWALRQGRDGANGPVLCFAGHTDVVPTGPEQAWQHQPFDALIDADGMLCGRGAADMKGSLASMIIATERFVADHPDHRGSIAYLITSDEEGPAHHGTKAVVERLKARNERLDWCIVGEPSSTTLVGDIVKNGRRGSLGATLSVRGKQGHVAYPHLAKNPIHLAAPALAELAAEHWDNGNDYFPPTSFQISNINGGTGATNVIPGELKVIFNFRFSTESTVEGLQQRVADILDKHGLDWHIDWALSGLPFLTQPGELLDGVAAAIRAVTSRETTPSTSGGTSDGRFIATMGTQVVELGPVNATIHQVDERVLASDLDVLTEIYYQTLVRLLA